The segment GTCGACATGGCTCCATGGTGGCACCGAATGCGGCCGCACTACTGTTGTTCGGTGTGGGTGGATTTCTGAGCTGGTGGGACGGCGTCGAGCTGTGGTTGTCCGGTCTCGGTTTCGTCGTTCAGACCGCGATCGTGATGCCGGTGGTGCTGGTACTGGCCTACGGGATCGCCGTGCTCCTCGACGGCGCACTCGGCAACGGGATCCGGCTGCTGCGCCGGGCATTGCACCGGGACCAGGAGCCCTCGTGAACCGGATGCCGCGCTCGCGGGTGACGTTGGCGCTGGTCGCCCTGGTGGTGCTGGTGATCCTGATGTGGCTGTTGGCCCGCTGAATCGATGCCCCGGCATGGGATGCCGCCGCACCGGGTCCGTGCCGCCGATTCTGGTACTCTTCCGGCCATGCACGCGGCGACCGGCAACAAGAGCGGCCATATCTTGGCCCTCATTGCCGTGGGTTTCTCCGCCGTTGCCGATGTCTGTTGTTGTCGCTGACCCCACACCCGTCTGCGGTTTGGCGTTGGTGAGCGGCAGGTGAACGCGTCGCGCTCCCGATCCATCTTCTTTTCCGTATGCACGGGATCTCTGTCCGTCATCCCCGCCCCGGAAAGGCCAACAATGCCCAGTGTCCCCAAAACCGCCACAGCCCGAAGGTCCACCAAACGCGCGAGCGCACTCACCGCGCTCGCGCTGTCCACCACACTGCTCGCGGCGTGCGCCGGCGGAGCCAGCGATGTCGTCGGTGAGGGCAACGTCGCCGATGCCGACACGACGCTGACACTGGTGGCCTACGCGGTGCCGGAGCCCGGCTGGTCCAAGATCGCGCCGGCGTTCGCCGGCACCGAGGAAGGCAAGGGTGTCGGTGTCACCGCGTCCTACGGCGCCTCCGGTGACCAGTCCCGCGGCGTCGAGTCCGGTAAGCCGGCCGACGTCGTCAACTTCTCCGTCGAACCGGACATCACCCGGCTGGTCAAGGCCGGACTGGTCGACGAGGACTGGAACGCCGGTGCCCAAAAAGGTGTGCCGTTCGGGTCTGTGGTGACCTTCGCCGTCCGCGAGGGAAACCCGAAGAACATCCGTGACTGGGACGACTTGCTCAAGCCGGGCGTCGAGGTCATCACCCCCAGCCCGTTGAGTTCGGGTTCGGCCAAGTGGAACCTGCTGGCACCGTATGCGGCCAAGAGCAACGGCGGCCGGGACCATGCGGCCGGCATCGCCTACGTCCAGGAGTTGGTCAGCCAGCACGTCAAGCTGCGGCCGGGCTCGGGCCGGGAGGCCACCGACGTGTTCCGCCAAGGCACCGGTGACGTATTGCTGGCCTACGAGAACGAGGCCCTGCATTACGACCTGGAGCACGTGAACCCGCCGCAGACCTTCAAGATCGAAAACCCGGTAGCGGTGGTGAACACCAGCAAGCACCTCGACAAGGCCACCGAATTCGTGAACTTCCAGTACACGCCGGAGGCGCAGAAGGTGTGGGCCGAGGCCGGCTTCCGGCCCGTCGATCCCGCGGTCGCGGCGGAGTTCGCCGAGAAGTTCCCGGCCCCGGAGAAGTTGTGGACCATCACCGATCTGGGTGGCTGGTCCAAGGTCGATCCGCAGCTGTTCGACAAGGACAACGGTGAGATCACCAAGATCTACAAGCAGGCCACCGGGTGACGACCCAGGCCGATGCTCGCGCGGTGCGTCGATCACCGCGTCGACCCGGCGGCGCCACCCTGCAGGTCGGGGTGGCGGTGCTGTGGTTGTCCCTTATCGTGTTGCTGCCGCTGGCCGCGATCGTGTGGACATCGGCCGAAGGTGGGTGGGGCGCGTTCTGGTCGGCGGTCACCTCGCCCTCGGCGCTGGCGTCGTTCCGGGTGACGCTGACCATCTCGATCGGGGTGACCCTGGTCAACGTGGTCTTCGGACTGCTGATCGCCTGGGTTCTGGTTCGCGACGAGTTCCCGCTCAAGCGCGTCGTCGACGCGATCATCGACCTGCCGTTCGCGCTGCCGACGATTGTGGCCAGCCTGGTGCTGCTGTCGTTGTACGGTCCCGGCAGCCCGGTGGGCATCCATATCCAGCACACCGCGTGGGGTGTCGCGCTGGCGTTGGCGTTCGTGACGTTGCCGTTCGTGGTCCGCGCCGTCCAGCCCGTCCTGCTGGAACTCGACCGCGAGGTGGAGGAGGCCGCGGCCTCACTGGGCGCCAACAATCTCACGATCTTCCTCAGGGTCATCCTGCCCGCGCTGGCACCCGCGCTGCTCTCGGGTGCCGGGCTGGCGTTCTCCCGCGCCATCGGCGAGTTCGGGTCGATCGTGCTCATCGGTGGCGCCATCCCCGGCGAGACCGAGGTGTCCTCGCAGTGGATCCGCACGCTCATCGAGAATGACGACCGGGTCGGCGCGGCGGCCATCTCCATCGTGCTGTTGCTGATCTCGTTCGTGATGCTGTTCATCCTGCGCTACTTCGGCGCGCGGGCGGCCAAGCGGGAGGAGTCGGCTCGATGACGCTGTCCCGCCCCGCGCAGCTCATCCTGCGACTGATCGCCGCGCTGTATGTCATCGCGCTGCTGGTGGTCCCGCTGGGGGCGATCCTGTGGCGCGCGCTCGCGCCCGGGGTGGGGGACTTCTTCGCCTCGATCTCCACCCCCGCCGCGCAGTCCGCCCTGCAGCTGTCGCTGCTGGTGGTCGCGATCGTGGTGCCGCTGAACGTCGTCTTCGGGGTGCCGACGGCCATCGTGCTGGCCCGGCGCAAGTTCCGCGGCAAGAACGCCCTGCAGGCGGCGATCGACCTGCCGTTCGCGGTGTCGCCGGTCGTCATCGGTGTCGCTCTGATCGTGCTGTGGGGCAGCGCCGGTCTGTTCGGGTTCGTGGAGAACAGCTGGGGTTTGAAGATCATCTTCGGCTTTCCCGGCATCGTGCTGGCCAGTCTGTTCGTGACGATCCCGTTCGTGATCCGTGAGGTCGAGCCGGTGCTGCACGAGGTCGGCACCGATCAGGAGGAGGCGGCGGCCACCCTCGGTGCCAACTGGTGGCAGACGTTCTGGCGCATCACGTTGCCGTCCATCCGGTGGGGGCTGACCTACGGCGTGGTGCTGACCGTGGCCCGCACTCTCGGCGAGTTCGGTGCCGTGCTGATGGTGTCGTCCAATCTGCCCGGCCAGTCGCAGACGCTGACCCTGTTGGTGCACGACCGCTACACCCTCGGTAACCCCTACGGCGCCTACACGATCTCGGTGGTGTTGATGGCGGTCGCGCTAATCGTGTTGGTGGCGCAGATCGTGTTTGACGCCCAACGTTCGCGCGTCAAGACTGAGGACTGAAGGAGATATCGGAGATGACCGAAACTGCCATTGCGGTCAAGGGCGCGAACAAGCACTACGGCGAGTTCGCGGCCCTGGACAATATCGACTTCGTGGTGCCCAAGGGCTCGCTGACCGCTCTGCTGGGGCCCAGCGGCTCGGGAAAATCGACCCTGCTGCGCGCCATCGCCGGCCTCGATCAGCCCGATACCGGGTCGATCACCATCAACGGCCGCGATGTCACGGGGGTGCCGCCGCAGCAGCGTGGCATCGGCTTCGTGTTCCAGCATTACGCCGCGTTCAAACACCTCACGGTGCGCGATAACGTCGCGTTCGGTCTGTCCATCCGCAAGAAGCCCAAGAGCGAGATCAAGGAGAAGGTCGACAACCTGCTCGAGGTCGTCGGTCTGGCCGGTTTCCAGACCCGTTACCCCGCCCAGCTCTCCGGCGGGCAGCGCCAGCGCATGGCCCTGGCCCGGGCGCTGGCTGTCGATCCCGAGGTGCTACTGCTCGACGAGCCGTTC is part of the Mycobacterium adipatum genome and harbors:
- a CDS encoding Ms4533A family Cys-rich leader peptide, which translates into the protein MHAATGNKSGHILALIAVGFSAVADVCCCR
- a CDS encoding sulfate ABC transporter substrate-binding protein, with translation MPSVPKTATARRSTKRASALTALALSTTLLAACAGGASDVVGEGNVADADTTLTLVAYAVPEPGWSKIAPAFAGTEEGKGVGVTASYGASGDQSRGVESGKPADVVNFSVEPDITRLVKAGLVDEDWNAGAQKGVPFGSVVTFAVREGNPKNIRDWDDLLKPGVEVITPSPLSSGSAKWNLLAPYAAKSNGGRDHAAGIAYVQELVSQHVKLRPGSGREATDVFRQGTGDVLLAYENEALHYDLEHVNPPQTFKIENPVAVVNTSKHLDKATEFVNFQYTPEAQKVWAEAGFRPVDPAVAAEFAEKFPAPEKLWTITDLGGWSKVDPQLFDKDNGEITKIYKQATG
- the cysT gene encoding sulfate ABC transporter permease subunit CysT; translated protein: MRRSPRRPGGATLQVGVAVLWLSLIVLLPLAAIVWTSAEGGWGAFWSAVTSPSALASFRVTLTISIGVTLVNVVFGLLIAWVLVRDEFPLKRVVDAIIDLPFALPTIVASLVLLSLYGPGSPVGIHIQHTAWGVALALAFVTLPFVVRAVQPVLLELDREVEEAAASLGANNLTIFLRVILPALAPALLSGAGLAFSRAIGEFGSIVLIGGAIPGETEVSSQWIRTLIENDDRVGAAAISIVLLLISFVMLFILRYFGARAAKREESAR
- the cysW gene encoding sulfate ABC transporter permease subunit CysW, with amino-acid sequence MTLSRPAQLILRLIAALYVIALLVVPLGAILWRALAPGVGDFFASISTPAAQSALQLSLLVVAIVVPLNVVFGVPTAIVLARRKFRGKNALQAAIDLPFAVSPVVIGVALIVLWGSAGLFGFVENSWGLKIIFGFPGIVLASLFVTIPFVIREVEPVLHEVGTDQEEAAATLGANWWQTFWRITLPSIRWGLTYGVVLTVARTLGEFGAVLMVSSNLPGQSQTLTLLVHDRYTLGNPYGAYTISVVLMAVALIVLVAQIVFDAQRSRVKTED